The Methanosarcina acetivorans C2A genome includes the window AGTCAATAAATGTCTTTATTTCTCCTGTACCGTAGTCTACGGTCCCTACCGGGAGGGAATTTACGGACTTAAAAGCGTCCCTACGGGAGGTATGCAGCTTCCTGACCTTCGTTCCGCGGTGGATTTCACAGAAATCATCAGAGGTTGTGCCATGCATAACCACCACGACTTCGGCAATGTCGCTTATGGCGACCCGGGCTGCACAGATTGCGTTCATGGCGTTGTCGCTGCTCGGGCGGTCCGCACTCCTCTGGGAACCAACAAAAACGATGGGTACGGGAGTTTTGATCATGAAGGAAAGGGCTGCAGCCGAATACATCATTGTGTCTGTCCCGTGAGTGACGATTACTCCATCAGCTCCGGCTTCGATCTCTTCCACAACGGCTTTTGAAAGGTTTTGCCAGGAGTCAGAGTCCATGTTTTCTGAGAGGATGCTTGAGATTACCCTGCCTTTGAAGTCCGCAATTTCCTTCAGTTCCGGGATTGCGGCAAGGATATCGTCAGCAGTAAACTGGGATGTGACTGCACCTGTACGGTAGTCGATCTTGCTGGCAATCGTTCCGCCCGTAGAAAGGATTGCGATTTTCGGGAGCTTTTTTCCGGGTTCGGGAAGTTCTTCTTCGTTAGTTTTACAGCCTTTTCCGCCGTTTCTGCTTCCGTTTGCAGTTTCCCCGTTATTTTCCAGAAGGGTTATCCTGACCTTATCAATGGAAAAACCGGCGTTATACCCGCTTTTCATTTTTATTGTGATATATCCTTCCATGGAAGGCATTACTTTGCCTTCATAGACAGTACCGTTCCTTTCAATGCGTACCCAATCGCCCTGTTTGAATTCCATGAATAATCCCTTTTCTGCTGGTTTTTGAGGTGCCGTATAATTTGCGTGATACTAAGAGGTCTAAATAATATTAAAGTTCGATGCGTTATTGAAACTAAATGGGTTTTCGAAATTAAATGTGTTCTTAAATTAAATGTGTTATTGAATTTGCCTGTATTCTCATGCTTTCCTGTATTCTTGAGCTTCCCTGTATTCTCATACTTTCCTGTATTCCTGGGCTTCCCTGTATTCTCATACTTTCCTGTATTCCTGGGCTTCCCTGTATTCTCATACTTTCCTGTATTCGTCGACGACTTCAAGCAGGGCTTCAAAAGCGGAGTCAATCGAATCTTTGATGGTTGCAATCTCCTGCTCGTTCAGTTCAAGTTCGGTCTGCTGCCTTCCGATATAATGCTGCATTTCTTCCGGGGCAGGTCCTCCCTCAATCTTTCTTCTCTTTATGTTGGAGACCGGGTTAAGAGCTTCCTTTATCATCTTTTCCGTCAGGCCCCTGCTTGAAAGTGATTCTCCGAGCACTATTTCGGCTACAGAGTCAATTTTTTCGATTGTAGGTTTTTCCCCTTCCCGTGCAAGCATCCCGACAATCTGGTGGGCAGTCCTGAAGGGAATCCCTGCCTCCCGGACAAAGGTATCCGCAAGCTCGGTTGCTGTTGTAAAGCCTGTTACGGACTGGGCTGAAAGCACTTCCGGATGGATTTTCATGGTCCTTACCATTCCTTCCATTACCCTGACCGATGCCCTTACGGTCTCTACTGAACGCCAGATGTTGGGCGTTGCTTCCTGCAGGTCGCGGTTATAACTCAGGGGCAGGCCTTTACAGATCGTAAGGAGGGACATAAGGGCTCCCACGGCAACTCCTGTTTTTCCGCGCATTAATTCGGCAGTATCCGGGTTTTTCTTCTGGGGCATAATCGAGGAGGTGGAGGCGTATGTATCGTCCAGCTCGATGAAATTGAACTCGGACGAAGACCAGATTACAAGTTCTTCAGCCATCCGGCTCAGGTTTATCATGAGGTTTGAAAAGACCGAGGCACATTCGATAAGGAAATCCCGGCTGCTGACCGCGTCCATCGAATTTTCCAGCAAGCCTTCGAAGCCCAGAAGTTCCTGAGTCCGTTTCCTGTTGAGGTTAAAACCGGTAGAGGCAAATGCAGCAGCTCCGAGCGGGCAGAGGTTTACCCTGGAAAAGGCGTCCTGCACCCTGTCAAAGTCCCTGCCTAGTGCCGCTTCGTGGGCACAGAGGTGGTGGGCGAGGGTGGTCGGCTGGGCGTGCTGAAGGTGGGTGAAACCGGGCATGAGGGTTTCTGTATGTTTTTCTGCCAAAGAAACAAGGGTTTTTCTGAGGGCAAAGATCTCTTCGAGCAGGCCGAGAAGTTCTTCTCTCAGGGTCAGCCTGATGCAGGTTGCAACCTCATCGTTTCTTGAGCGCCCGGAGTGCATCCTGCCTCCCACATCTTCTCCAACCATGTCGATGAGCCTGGATTCAAGGGATATATGGATGTCTTCATAGCTGAAGTCGAGCTTTTCCATTCCTTCTTCCCGGATTTTCAAAAGCCCTGCGAGGATTTTACTGCAGTCCTCCGCACTTATAATACCCTGTTCTTTTAACATTACTGTGTGAGCAAGGTCCACTGCTATGTCAGCACTAAAAATCCACCTGTCGGTCTCCATTGAAGAGGCGTAACGTAAAATTTCCTCGTCCGGGGCTGCTTCCAGCCTTCCTCTGCGTAAAATGTTGCTCATCGGTTTTCCTCAGTATAATTGTGAAGTAAGTCTATATTGTGAGAGTCTTTATGTAATAAAGGATTCCGTAAGATAAATGATACTGTGAGACAAATGATACCTGTAAGATAAATGATACCTGTAAGATAAATGATACTGCGAGATAAATGATACTGTTAGCTTGCCCGGAGCCTCTATCAGTATCTATTTTATCTTAATTTTCCAGGTATGCAAAATATGGATTACCCGCAGCGTGGTATTATTCCGAACACTTAAATATGAATTGGTTTTCAGGGAGTTTTCCCCCAGGGTAAGAATGTCAGAGTGATATCAGGTGATTTCTGTTTTTCCCATGGAAGGTTTGAACTTTGGAATGGTTGGGAATTCTTTCTGACCGATTCAGTTTCCCAGGCTCTCCTGAAAAAACTAATCCTCTATGAAAGCATAAATTCATTTAATGTCCGTAATCTCAAAGTACAACAGAATCGCAGCCATTTATGACCTGATGGAATTACCTATGGAGTTTTTCTTATACGGGAGGTGGAGAGAGGAAACGCTTTCAGACCTGCAAGGCAGAGTTCTGGAAGTCGGAGTGGGAACCGGAAGGAATCTGAAATACTACTCTTCGGGCTCTTCGGTAACAGGAATCGATGTCAGTGAAGGTATGCTTGAAAAGGCACGAAAAAAAGCGGAAGGCATGAAAAATGTAAATCTTCTCCTTATGGATGCGGAGCACCTGGAGTTTTCGGATAAGACCTTTGATTATGTCATTACAACCTTTGTCCTCTGTTCAATCCCCGATCCCGTGAAGGCTCTAAAAGAAATGAGGCGCGTTCTGAAACCCTCAGGGGAGTTGATCGCCATTGAACACATGCGCAGCAGTAACAATCTTATTTCCATATTTGAAACTTTAATCAATCCGATTATGTTTTCCATTATCGGAGATGAGGTGACCAGGGATACTGTGGGAAACATAAGAAAGGCTGGATTCATTATCAAAGAAGAAAAGAATCTGGCTTTTAAAGATGTTTTCAAAAAAATCCGGGTAAGCCCATAATATTTTTGAGCCAGAGTACTTGATTACAATGTCTACAATCTTACAATGTCTACAAACCCAAAGATGTCCGCAGCCTCAAAGTACGATCGGATATCTCCAATTTATGAGCTGATAGACTTACCTCTGGAACTCCCCTTTTTCCGGAAGTGGAGAAAAGAAGCACTTTCAGGCCTGAGCGGAAAAGTTCTGGAAGTCGGAATGGGGGGTGGAAGGAATCTGAAATACTACTCTTCGACAGCTCAGATTACAGGAATTGACAACAGTGAAGGTATGCTCGAAAAAGCCCGCAAGAAAGCCAGGGAAATGAAAAACGTCAATCTTCTCATTATGGACGCAGAGCACCTTGAATTTCCGGACCGGAGTTTCGATTATGTGATTACGACTTTTGTCCTCTGTACAATCCCTGATCCTGTAAAAGCTCTCAAGGAAATGAGGCGTGTCCTGAAACCTTCCGATGAAGCTGATAGCCCT containing:
- the gatD gene encoding Glu-tRNA(Gln) amidotransferase subunit GatD, with the translated sequence MEFKQGDWVRIERNGTVYEGKVMPSMEGYITIKMKSGYNAGFSIDKVRITLLENNGETANGSRNGGKGCKTNEEELPEPGKKLPKIAILSTGGTIASKIDYRTGAVTSQFTADDILAAIPELKEIADFKGRVISSILSENMDSDSWQNLSKAVVEEIEAGADGVIVTHGTDTMMYSAAALSFMIKTPVPIVFVGSQRSADRPSSDNAMNAICAARVAISDIAEVVVVMHGTTSDDFCEIHRGTKVRKLHTSRRDAFKSVNSLPVGTVDYGTGEIKTFIDYTRRGEKALKFKPGMEPKCALVKFTPGADPTVLDYYISNGYKGLVVEGTGLGHISTKWIPLLRKATDAKMPVIVTSQCLNGRICDRVYDTGRDMLKAGAIEGEDTLPETALVKLMWVLGQTDDFEKAAGMLREDLSGEITECTQR
- a CDS encoding class I SAM-dependent methyltransferase, yielding MSVISKYNRIAAIYDLMELPMEFFLYGRWREETLSDLQGRVLEVGVGTGRNLKYYSSGSSVTGIDVSEGMLEKARKKAEGMKNVNLLLMDAEHLEFSDKTFDYVITTFVLCSIPDPVKALKEMRRVLKPSGELIAIEHMRSSNNLISIFETLINPIMFSIIGDEVTRDTVGNIRKAGFIIKEEKNLAFKDVFKKIRVSP
- a CDS encoding class I SAM-dependent methyltransferase, which encodes MSTNPKMSAASKYDRISPIYELIDLPLELPFFRKWRKEALSGLSGKVLEVGMGGGRNLKYYSSTAQITGIDNSEGMLEKARKKAREMKNVNLLIMDAEHLEFPDRSFDYVITTFVLCTIPDPVKALKEMRRVLKPSDEADSP
- the argH gene encoding argininosuccinate lyase, which produces MSNILRRGRLEAAPDEEILRYASSMETDRWIFSADIAVDLAHTVMLKEQGIISAEDCSKILAGLLKIREEGMEKLDFSYEDIHISLESRLIDMVGEDVGGRMHSGRSRNDEVATCIRLTLREELLGLLEEIFALRKTLVSLAEKHTETLMPGFTHLQHAQPTTLAHHLCAHEAALGRDFDRVQDAFSRVNLCPLGAAAFASTGFNLNRKRTQELLGFEGLLENSMDAVSSRDFLIECASVFSNLMINLSRMAEELVIWSSSEFNFIELDDTYASTSSIMPQKKNPDTAELMRGKTGVAVGALMSLLTICKGLPLSYNRDLQEATPNIWRSVETVRASVRVMEGMVRTMKIHPEVLSAQSVTGFTTATELADTFVREAGIPFRTAHQIVGMLAREGEKPTIEKIDSVAEIVLGESLSSRGLTEKMIKEALNPVSNIKRRKIEGGPAPEEMQHYIGRQQTELELNEQEIATIKDSIDSAFEALLEVVDEYRKV